A region of [Bacteroides] pectinophilus DNA encodes the following proteins:
- a CDS encoding Cof-type HAD-IIB family hydrolase — MENHINNEKKYRAIALDLDGTLTDSNKQLPKENKEAIWKAIDSGCAVILASGRPVLGIAAIADELELKERGGYVLAYNGGSIIDWKTGKLMYENMLPAECIHDICELADENGVVALTYNDDSIVAENDTDEYVIKEAKCNNAPVLKLDNLEEYVDYPVSKFLVVGEHEKLLPVQEALLSKHGDRLDAFFSESYFLEVVPKGVSKSASLDSLLTGLGIDRSELIACGDGMNDIPMLEYAGLAVVMENAYPEVKKYAGYITESNDNCGVARAIEKFLL, encoded by the coding sequence GTGGAAAATCATATCAATAATGAGAAAAAATACAGGGCGATAGCTCTTGATCTTGACGGAACTCTTACCGACAGCAATAAGCAGCTTCCTAAGGAGAATAAGGAAGCGATATGGAAAGCGATTGACAGCGGATGTGCGGTCATACTTGCATCAGGAAGACCGGTGCTTGGAATCGCTGCAATAGCGGATGAGCTTGAACTTAAGGAACGCGGCGGTTATGTGCTTGCATATAACGGAGGCAGCATAATTGACTGGAAGACGGGGAAACTTATGTATGAGAACATGCTTCCGGCAGAGTGTATACATGATATATGTGAGCTTGCTGATGAGAATGGAGTTGTTGCGCTTACTTACAATGATGATTCGATAGTGGCTGAGAATGATACGGATGAGTATGTTATAAAGGAAGCAAAGTGTAATAATGCTCCGGTACTAAAGCTCGATAATCTTGAGGAATATGTTGATTATCCGGTGTCAAAGTTCCTTGTTGTCGGAGAACACGAAAAACTCCTGCCTGTTCAGGAGGCACTGCTGTCAAAGCATGGTGACAGGCTTGATGCATTTTTCTCAGAGAGCTATTTCCTTGAGGTTGTGCCAAAGGGAGTGAGCAAGTCTGCGTCACTGGACAGCCTGCTTACAGGACTTGGAATTGACAGGTCAGAGCTTATAGCCTGCGGTGACGGTATGAATGATATTCCGATGCTTGAATATGCAGGGCTTGCGGTTGTTATGGAGAATGCATATCCTGAGGTAAAGAAGTACGCCGGTTATATAACAGAGTCTAATGACAATTGCGGTGTAGCACGGGCTATTGAGAAGTTTTTGTTGTAA